From Carya illinoinensis cultivar Pawnee chromosome 5, C.illinoinensisPawnee_v1, whole genome shotgun sequence, one genomic window encodes:
- the LOC122310683 gene encoding protein DETOXIFICATION 16-like: MLPPSSSFSHWVEKSRMKRGESSGLDSDMITIQERRHDEEDEEEEDCWIGNYVEEAKKQMRLAVPLIAVSMLQYSLQVISIMFNGHLGELPLSGASMGSSFASVTGFTVLLGMGSALETLCGQAYGAKQYHMLGVHTQRAMLTLLALSIPLAIIWYYTSTILIALGQDHEISTEAGVFNRWMIPSLFAFGLLQCLNRFLQTQNNVIPMLITSGITALLHVPVCWVLVFKFGFGSKGAALAIGISNWVNVLFLAIYVKSSPACSKTWTGFSEEALHDLLGFIKLAVSSAIMICLEYWSFEMVVLLSGLLPNPKLETSVLSISLNTCWMVYMISVGLGGAISTRVSNELGAGRPHAARLALSVMIIVSISEGAIVGITTILVRNVWGKLYSNEVEVVRYVAKMMPLLALSDFLDGFQCVLSGAARGCGWQNLCAFINLGAYYVVGIPSAVLFAFVFHFGGMGLWMGIISALSVQVIALITVNQYTDWNIEAMKSKHGVRRSDIIIDTET, translated from the exons ATGCTTCCTCCTTCGTCCTCTTTCTCGCATTGGGTGGAGAAATCGAGGATGAAACGAGGAGAAAGTTCAGGTCTTGACTCTGATATGATTACGATCCAAGAAAGAAGGCATgatgaagaagacgaagaagaagaagattgttGGATAGGAAATTATGTGGAAGAAGCAAAAAAACAAATGCGGTTAGCAGTGCCTTTAATAGCAGTTAGTATGTTGCAGTACAGCTTACAAGTTATATCGATCATGTTCAACGGTCATCTTGGAGAGCTTCCTCTTTCCGGTGCTTCCATGGGGTCTTCCTTTGCTTCAGTTACTGGCTTCACTGTCCTG CTAGGGATGGGAAGCGCATTAGAGACGCTATGCGGACAAGCCTATGGAGCGAAACAGTACCACATGCTAGGTGTTCACACGCAGCGAGCAATGCTAACCCTCCTAGCCTTAAGCATTCCTCTAGCAATAATTTGGTACTACACAAGCACCATTCTCATAGCTCTAGGCCAAGACCATGAAATATCTACTGAAGCCGGAGTTTTCAATCGCTGGATGATCCCAAGCCTTTTTGCCTTCGGCCTCCTTCAATGCCTAAACAGATTTTTACAAACCCAGAACAATGTTATTCCTATGTTGATAACCTCTGGAATCACGGCTTTGCTACATGTTCCTGTTTGTTGGGTTCTTGTGTTCAAATTTGGATTTGGGAGCAAAGGAGCAGCCTTGGCAATTGGTATTTCCAATTGGGTTAACGTACTTTTCCTGGCAATTTATGTAAAATCTTCTCCAGCTTGCTCGAAAACTTGGACTGGGTTTTCAGAAGAAGCCTTGCATGATCTTCTCGGCTTTATAAAGCTAGCTGTTTCATCAGCAATCATGATATG CTTGGAGTATTGGTCCTTCGAAATGGTTGTTCTCTTATCTGGCCTTCTACCAAATCCAAAACTAGAGACATCAGTGTTATCAATAAG TCTTAACACATGTTGGATGGTTTATATGATCTCTGTTGGTCTAGGCGGTGCTATAAG TACAAGAGTGTCAAATGAACTGGGTGCTGGGCGCCCACATGCTGCGCGCTTGGCTCTTTCGGTCATGATCATAGTGTCCATCTCAGAGGGTGCAATAGTAGGAATTACTACAATTTTGGTGCGCAATGTTTGGGGAAAGCTCTACAGCAATGAAGTAGAAGTGGTCAGATATGTTGCTAAAATGATGCCATTGCTTGCACTGTCAGACTTCTTGGATGGATTCCAATGTGTACTCTCAG GGGCTGCTAGAGGATGTGGGTGGCAAAACCTCTGCGCATTTATAAATCTTGGCGCTTACTATGTTGTGGGAATTCCTTCTGCTGTGCTCTTTGCTTTTGTCTTCCATTTTGGGGGGATG GGGCTTTGGATGGGAATCATATCTGCACTTTCTGTTCAAGTTATTGCACTAATTACAGTAAACCAATACACAGATTGGAATATAGAG gCAATGAAATCTAAGCATGGTGTTCGGAGAAGTGACATAATTATTGACACAGAAACATAG
- the LOC122310684 gene encoding histone chaperone ASF1B-like, whose amino-acid sequence MSAVNLTNVAVLDNPAAFLNPFQFEISYECLAPLKDDLEWKLIYVGSAEDETYDQLLESVLVGPVNIGNYRFVLQADPPDPSKIRDEDIIGVTVLLLTCSYLGQEFVRVGYYVNNDYDDEQLREEPPPKLLIDRVQRNILADKPRVTKFPINFHPQNNEHGEEPPPLPEHATETSENGEEPPPPSPDHPSSDQ is encoded by the exons ATGAGCGCAGTGAACCTCACAAACGTCGCCGTTTTGGACAACCCAGCCGCGTTCCTCAACCCCTTCCAGTTTGAGATCTCCTACGAGTGCTTGGCCCCCCTCAAAGACG ATTTGGAATGGAAACTCATATATGTGGGATCTGCCGAGGATGAGACCTATGACCAGCTTCTTGAAAGTGTGCTTGTTGGTCCTGTCAACATTGGCAACTACCGATTTGTCCTTCAG GCAGACCCTCCAGACCCATCAAAAATCCGTGATGAAGATATCATTGGTGTCACGGTACTACTGTTGACATGTTCTTATCTAGGACAAGAATTTGTTCGAGTTGGATACTATGTGAACAACGATTATGATGATGAACAATTAAGGGAGGAACCTCCGCCAAAGCTTTTGATCGATAGGGTACAAAGAAATATTTTGGCTGACAAGCCCAGGGTCACAAAGTTCCCGATCAATTTTCATCCTCAGAACAATGAGCATGGTGAAGAACCCCCACCTTTACCAGAACATGCCACTGAAACCAGTGAGAATGGAGAGGAACCACCACCACCTTCTCCTGATCATCCTTCCAGCGACCAGTAG